The Kineococcus radiotolerans SRS30216 = ATCC BAA-149 genomic interval GAGGCGCGCCCGGACCAGCCCGGGCACGGCCACGGCGAGGCGGCGGGACGTGCCCACCCGCACCCGCCGGTCCAGCACGTCGAAACCGGCCCGCTCGACCTCGTCGAGGATCCCGCCGTAGAGGCGGTAGGCGGTGCGCAGGCAGTCGCGGCTGGTGGGGTGGACCATGTCCAGCCCCGGCACCGCCCGCGCGTACAGCTCGCGGGTGCGGGCGGCCTCGAAGGCCAGCAGCTCCCGCACGGCGGGCGGGGTCCGTCGCGCCGCGCGCGCCGCGAAGAGGTCCTCGCGGCTGAGGCCGAAGCGTTCGAGGTCCTCGGCCGGGAAGTAGACCCGGCCGCGGTCGAGGTCCTCCCCGACGTCGCGCACGAAGTTCGTCAGCTGGAAGGCCTCGCCCAGCGCCCGCGCCGGGGCCACCGCCTCCGGGGTCAGCGGTTCCAGGATCGGCAGCATCTCCAGCCCGATGACGGCGGCGGACCCGTAGACGTAGCGGTTCAGGTCCTCGTAGGTCGCGTAGCCGGTCTCGGTGATGTCCATCCGCATCGAGTCCAGGAACGCCTCGACGTGCTCGCGCGGGATGTCCCACCGGCGCATCGTGGCCGCCATCGCCCGGCCCACCGGGTCCTGCGGGCCGGCGCCCGCCTCGTCGTCCAGGGACTTGAGGAAGTCGTCGGACCACGCCACGAGCGCGTCGGGGTCGGGGTCGGTGAGGGAGTCGACGAACTCGTCGGCGTAGCGGGCGAACCCGTACAGCGCCCACACGTAGGGCCGCTTCGCGGCGGGCAGCAGCAGCGTCGCCAGGTAGTAGGTCTTGCCGTGGTCGGCGTGCAGCCGCCGGCACGTCTCGAACGCGGCCCGCAGCTGCGGGTCGAGCAGCGCCGGGTCGCTCGCGGCGGCCGCGTCGAGGGCCGCCGCGCTGCTGCGCGGCGGTCGCGGGGTGTCCGCCGGGCTCACGCGCTGCGCCACGCGCGCGAGCGGTAGTCGCGCATCCGCCCCGTGACCCGCTCGGCCGCCAGCCGCCCCGAGACCAGCACCATCGGCACCCCGACGCCCGGCTGCGTGCCGGAACCGGTGAACACGACGTTCTCGCCCCAGAGGTTCCCCGGCCGGAACGGCCCGGTCTGCCGGAACAGGTGCGAGGACGCGAACGGGGCGCCGTCGGCCATGCCGCGCCGCTCCCAGTCGGCCGGGGTGGTGACGTCCTCGGCCTCGATCGACTCCCCGAACCCCTCGTAGCCGCGCTTGGCCATGACCTCCAGGACGTGCTCGCGGTATCGCGGGGCGTGGGTGTCCCAGTCGATGCGGCTGGACCCCGCCGACAGCGAGGGGGTGGGGAAGAGGACGTAGTAGACGTGCTTGCCCGCCGGGGCGAGCGACGGGTCGGACACCGTGGGCCGCGAGACGAGGACGGAGGGGTCGCTCATCAGGCGCCCGTCGAGCAGCTCGGCGAACACCTCCTCCCACGCGTGCCCGAAGTGGATCGAGTGGTGGACGGGGTCCGGGTAGTCCTTCGAGGACCCCGCCAGCAGCAGGTAGCAGGAGGGGGAGAAGGTGAGCTTGCGCCGCACCGGTGCGCCGAGGAGCTGCTCGCGCGCCACCGGCAGGTCCGGGTTCAGCACGACGACGTCGGCGGGGAACCGGCGCCCGTCGGCGGTGATGACCGCCGTGGCCCGCCCCCCGCTGCGCTCGACGGAGGTCACCGTCGTCCCGTAGTGGAACTGCACGCCGTGCTTCTCCGAGGCCGCGGCCATCGCCGTCGGCAGCGCGTGCATCCCGCCCTTGGGGAAGAACACCCCCGCGACGGAGTCCATGTAGGCGATCACGGCGTACAGGGCCAGCGCGTCGTAGGGCGACAACCCGGCGTAGAGGGCCTGGAAGGAGAACATCCGCTGCGTGCGGGGGTCCTTGAGGAACTTCCCGACCTCGGGCGCCATCTTCTTGAAGCCCCCGGCGGCCAGCAGCCGCACCAGGTTCGGCTTGAGCAGGTCCAGCGGGGTGTCGATGTTGGAGTCGATGAAGTCGCGGATCTCGTAGCGGTAGAGGTTCGCGACGTGGTCGACGAAGCGCCGGTAGCCGTCGGCCTCGGCCGCGCCGGAGAGCTCGTGGATCGCCTGGGCGGTGCGCTCCACGTCGGCGGAGACGTACAGGCTGGACCCGTCGGCGAAGTTCCCGCGGTACAGCGGGTCGACCGGCTCCAGGTCCAGCCAGTCGTCCATGTCCTCGCCGAGGGCGTCGAAGCAGTCGGCGATGAGGTCGGGCATCGTCAGCACCGTGGGGCCGGTGTCGAAGCGGTACTGCCCGTCGGCGGTGTCCTTCACCACCAGACCGGCGCGGCCACCCGGGACGTCCTCGCGCTCCAGGACGGTGACGTTGCGCCCCGCCCCGGCCAGCCGCATGGCCGCGGACAACCCCGCCAGCCCCGCGCCGACCACGACGACGTTCTCCGTGGGGCCGGCCACGTGCCGGGTGCGGCCGGGCAGCCAGTCCAGGCCCCGGCTCAGCGCGCTCACGAGCGCCTGCTCGTCGCCGCGACGACCAGCTCGTGCAGGGCCGCTCGCGCGGGTTCCGTCACGTCGGCCGCGTCCAGCGTGGCGCACGCCACGTCCACCTGCTCAGAGATGATCTTCTCCACTCCACTCAACGCGCCCGTGTCCACCAGGACCTGGCGCAACGTCTCGACACCCTCGGCGTCCAGCTCCGGGGAACCCAGCAGCCGCCGTACCTCGGCGGCCTGGGTGGGGTCCGCCGCCTGCACGGCGAGCCCGATCAGCACGGTGCGCTTGCCCTCGCGCAGGTCGTCACCGGCGGGTTTGCCCGTCTCGGCCGGGTCGCCGAACACCCCGAGCACGTCGTCGCGCAGCTGGAACGCCTCGCCCAGCGCGAGCCCGAACCGCGAGTAGTCGGCCAGCAGGTCCGTGGACGCCCCGGCCAGCGACCCCCCGAGCAGCAGCGGGTGCTCGATGGAGTACTTCGCGCTCTTGAAGGTCACCACCCGCCGCGCCCGGTCCACCGCGCCGTCGGTGCCGCGCTGGTCGGAGGAGGCCTGCTCCAGCATGTCCAGGTACTGCCCGCCCATGAGCTGGGTGCGCATGACGTTGAAGATCCGGCGGCCGCGGTCCAGGGCGTCGGGGGCCAGCCGGGCGCGGGAGAACAGCTCGTCGCTCCAGCCCAGGCACAGGTCCCCCGCGAGGACGGCGCCGGCGAGGCCGAACCGCTCGCGGCTGCCGTCCCAGCCCGACCGCGCGTGCAGGGCCTCGAAGCGCCGGTGCGCCGCCGGCTGACCGCGGCGGGTGTCGGAGTCGTCCATGACGTCGTCGTGGATGAGCGCCGCGGCCTGGAACAGCTCCAGCGACGCGGCGGCGGTGACGATCCCCTCGTCGGGCAGCTCCCCGCCGGTCCCGTGGAAGCCCCAGTAGCAGAACGCCGGCCGCAGCCTCTTGCCGCCGGAGAGCAGCGCGGAGATCGCGTCCAGGACCGGCGCGCAGTCCTCGCTGACCTCCCGCAGGACCGAGGCCTGGTCGCGCAGGAACTCGTCGAGGACGTCGGAGACGGCACGTCGCAGGTCGCTGGTCGCCACGGGCTGGACGGGGGAGGCGGGCTGCACAGGGGCACTCTAGGCACCCGCCCGGGGCGTGGCGAGCGGGGTGTCCCCGCTGGTCACGGGCGGATCACCCGCCACCGAGCCCTACCGTGGTCCCGTGGTGATGGATCGGGAGGCGTACCTGCGGCGCTGGCGGGCGCTGCACGGCGGCACGCACGCCAACGCCCTGGTGCGGGCCTGGCTCGGCGGCGCCCACGCCCTCGCCCGGCCCCTCGCCCGCGCCGCGGTGCCGCCCACCGCGATCACCCTGGCCGGCGGGGCGCTCGCCGTCCTCGCCGCCGCGGTCGTCGTCGCGGGCGGACGCGGCGGGGCCGCCGCGGTCGCCGCCGGCGCGCTGCTCGCCCTCGCGGGGATCTTCGACAACCTCGACGGCGCCGTCGCGGTGATGACCGGGCGGACCAGCCGCCGGGGGGCGCTGCTGGACGCCGCCTGCGACCGGGTCGGCGACGCCGCCTGCGCCGTCGTCCTGTGGGCGTGCGGGGCCCCGGCCTGGCTGGTCCTCCTCGCCGGCGGGACCGCGCAGCTGCAGGAGTACCTGCGCGCCCGGGCCCAGGGGCTCGGGGTCGACGACGTGCGGATCGTCTCCGTCGCCGAGCGGCCGGTGCGGCTGGCGATCGCGGCGTCGTGCGCCGCGGCCACCGCGGTCGTCGTCCACCTGGACTGGGCGACCCTGGGGGCCGGGGTCTGGGCGGTCCTGGGGACCATCGGCCTCGTGCAGGTGGCCACCGCGGTGGGCCGCCGGCTCTGACCCGCGCGGGCCGGGCCGGCGGGTCCTCAGGCGGGACCGATCAGGTCGGTGACGATGCGCGCGGACAACCCGACCAGCGGCAGCCCGCCCCCGGGGTGGGCGCTGCCGCCGACGAGGAACAACCCCGGCACGGGGGAGCGGTTGGCCGGGCGCAGGAACGCCGAGCGGGCCCCGTCGCTGGAACTGCCGTAGATCGCCCCCCCGTCGCTGCCGGTCCGCTCCTCCAGGTCCGCCGGGGTGCGGACTTCGCTCCAGCGCAGCCGGTCCCGCACGTCCAGGCCCCGCGCGGCCATCGTGTCCAGCACCGTCCGGGCGTGCCGCTCGACCAGGTCGGGCGAGCGCCAGTCGGTGCCCCGCCGCGGGTCGTGGACGGGGGCGTTGACCAGCACGAACCAGGCCTCGGAGTCCTCGTCGGGCCGCAGCGCGGGGTCGTCGGGCGCGCTGACGTAGACCGTCGGGTCGGCCACCGGCCGGCCCGCGGCGAGGTCGGCGAACTCCGCGTCGTAGTCGTCGGGGAACAGCACGGTGTGGTGCCGCAGCCCCGGCGTCCGCCCGTCCAGGGCCAGCAGCAGCACGAAGCCCGACGTGGAGCGGCGCGAGGGGCGCGGGCGCAACCGGGGCCGCGGCAGCAGGTCCCCGTAGAGGCGGGCGGCGTCGACGGCGGAGACGACGACGTCGGCGCGGACCTCGGTGCCGTCGGCGAGCCGGACGCCCTCGGCGCGGCCGTGCTCGGCCAGGACGGCGGTGACCGGGGTGCCGGTGCGGATCCGCACCCCGTGCTCGCCGGCGCGGTCGGCCACGGCCTCGGCGAGCCGGTGCAGGCCCCCGCGGACGTACCAGGCGCCGAAGGCCTGCTCGACGAAGGGCACCGTCGCCAGGGCGGCGGGGGCCTTCGCCGGGTGCGAGCCGGAGTACGTCGCGTAGCGGTCCAGCAGCGTCCGCAACCGGGGGTCGTCGAGGTAGCGCCGGCCGAGGCCGCGCAGGCTGGACCACGGGGCGACGGTGGCGACGTCGGAGGCGCTGCGGGCCAGGCGCAGCAGCGTCCGCGGGCCGTCCAGCGGCGACTCCAGGAACGGTTCGCGCGCCACGTCCCAGATCGCCGCCGCGCGCCGCTGGAACGCCGTCCACTGCGCGCCCGTGCCCGCTCCCAGCGCCTCGTCCAGGGCGCGGGCCACCCGCGGCAGCCCGCCCCCGGGCAGGTCGACCTCGGTGCCGTCGGCGAAGCGGTAGTGCGCGACCGGGTCCAGCGCCACCACGTCGAGGACCGACTCGATCGGGTCGCCGGTCTTGAGGAACAGGTCGCGCTGGACCGCGGGCAGCGTCAGCAGGGAGGGCCCGGTGTCGAAGGAGAAGCCGTCCCGGCTGAACCAGCCGAGCTTGCCCCCGATCTCCTCGGACTGCTCGAAGACCTCCACCCGGTGACCGAGGGCGGCCAGGCGCGCGGCGACGGACAACCCGCCCAGACCCGCGCCGACGACGACGACGGTGCTCAGAGCGTCCGTCCCTTCCACGTGAGCTCGCCGCGGCCGTGGCGGCGCCAGGAGTCGGCCAGGAGCCCGAGCAGGACCGCGATCGAGGCGGGGTGCGCGAAGGCGTCCGGGACGGAGCGCCCGCCCGTGCGCTCCGCCGCGGCGTAGCGGCCCACGACCCCCGCGAGGTAGCCGAGGGCCCCCACCGGCGAGCCGGTCAGCGCCGCCGCCGCCGGGACGAGGTAGGTCAGGGCGAGCCCCGCGCCGACCGCGACGGCGGCCGGCGCGGAGCCGAACGCCGACCACAGCGACTTCGCGTACCCCTCGCGCAGGTCCTCCCACCCGTCGTACATCCGGCACGTCGCGAGCGCGGTGCCGTCGGCGACCCCGCCGCGACCGCCGTGCGCCTTGACCGCGCGCAGCAGGGCCAGGTCGTCCAGCACCTCCCCGCACACCCCCGCGTGCCCGCCGCAGGCGCGGTAGGCCGCGGCGTCGACGAGGAGGAACTGCCCGTTCGCCGCGGCCAGCGACGCGCGCGGGGACACCTCGGCCCGGCGCAGCGGCAGGGTCGTCAGCCACGACCACTGCAGCAGCGGCTGGACGAGGCGCTCGCTCCAGGTGAGGGCGAGCTGGCGGGGGTAGGGGCAGACCAGGTCCAGGCCGGCCCCGCGCAGCAGGTCGACCCCCGCGGCCACGGCGTGCGGGGCGAGGACCACGTCGGCGTCGACGAAGACCAGGACGTCGCCCGTGGCGGCCCCGGCCAGCCGGTGGCAGGCGTGGGTCTTGCCCAGCCAGCCCGGTTCCGGGCCCGCGCTGCGCAGCAGCCGCACCCGGGGGTCGGTGCCGGCGGTCGCGGTCACGACGTCCGCGGTCCGGTCGGTGGAGGCGTCGTCGAGGACGAGCACCTCCAGGTCGGGGACGCCCACCTGGTCCAGCAGCGAGCCGAGGCACGCCGCGACGTGCTCCTCCTCGTCGCGGGCGGGCACCAGGACGCTCACCCGGCCCGGCACCGGGGGCGGGTCCAGCGGCGGCACCCGCAGGCCGCGGGCGTTGAGCAGGGAGTGGGCCGTCAGCGCCGCGGCGGCGGCCGACCCGAGCAGGGTGAGGGTGCGCCAGCCGCTCACCGGGCACCGCCCAGCACCGACCGCAGGTACGGCAGGACCGTCAGCCCCATCGCCACCCCGCCGTAGGCGGCGACGACGGGGCGGCGGAAGAAGACGGCGTTGCCCAGCGCGGAACCCAGCCAGGTCCAGCCGAGCAGGGTGGCGGCGACGGCGTGCGGGTGGTCCGGGTCGCGGTCGGCGGGCAGCACCCGGTGCAGGGCGGCGCAGATGACGCCGGCGGTGAGCAGCCACCCCGCGTAGTTGCTCAGCGGGATCCCCGGCACTCCCGGCAGGTGCGGGCGGGGGGTCTCGAACGCCCAGTGCCCCGCGGCGGTCATCTGCGGGTCCAGGAACAGGTCCCAGCTGGCCAGCGTCCACGCCGCGGCGGCCACGGCCACCGCGTCGCGCCGGCTGCGCGGCTGGTCCCGGGCCAGGTGCCGCCCGAGCTGCAGGGCCGGCTGGGCGAGCATCGTCCACGCCAGCGGGACCACGACCGGGACGTCAAGCACCTGCGGCCCCAGCGTCCCGGCGTAGCGGTAGCGGCCGAAGGGGCGCCCGGTGCGGGTGCCCACGGCCTCCGCCAGCAGCCCCAGGCCTCCCGCCACGG includes:
- a CDS encoding phytoene/squalene synthase family protein; the protein is MAQRVSPADTPRPPRSSAAALDAAAASDPALLDPQLRAAFETCRRLHADHGKTYYLATLLLPAAKRPYVWALYGFARYADEFVDSLTDPDPDALVAWSDDFLKSLDDEAGAGPQDPVGRAMAATMRRWDIPREHVEAFLDSMRMDITETGYATYEDLNRYVYGSAAVIGLEMLPILEPLTPEAVAPARALGEAFQLTNFVRDVGEDLDRGRVYFPAEDLERFGLSREDLFAARAARRTPPAVRELLAFEAARTRELYARAVPGLDMVHPTSRDCLRTAYRLYGGILDEVERAGFDVLDRRVRVGTSRRLAVAVPGLVRARLARADEAHWRSA
- the crtI gene encoding phytoene desaturase family protein, encoding MSALSRGLDWLPGRTRHVAGPTENVVVVGAGLAGLSAAMRLAGAGRNVTVLEREDVPGGRAGLVVKDTADGQYRFDTGPTVLTMPDLIADCFDALGEDMDDWLDLEPVDPLYRGNFADGSSLYVSADVERTAQAIHELSGAAEADGYRRFVDHVANLYRYEIRDFIDSNIDTPLDLLKPNLVRLLAAGGFKKMAPEVGKFLKDPRTQRMFSFQALYAGLSPYDALALYAVIAYMDSVAGVFFPKGGMHALPTAMAAASEKHGVQFHYGTTVTSVERSGGRATAVITADGRRFPADVVVLNPDLPVAREQLLGAPVRRKLTFSPSCYLLLAGSSKDYPDPVHHSIHFGHAWEEVFAELLDGRLMSDPSVLVSRPTVSDPSLAPAGKHVYYVLFPTPSLSAGSSRIDWDTHAPRYREHVLEVMAKRGYEGFGESIEAEDVTTPADWERRGMADGAPFASSHLFRQTGPFRPGNLWGENVVFTGSGTQPGVGVPMVLVSGRLAAERVTGRMRDYRSRAWRSA
- a CDS encoding polyprenyl synthetase family protein, with the translated sequence MQPASPVQPVATSDLRRAVSDVLDEFLRDQASVLREVSEDCAPVLDAISALLSGGKRLRPAFCYWGFHGTGGELPDEGIVTAAASLELFQAAALIHDDVMDDSDTRRGQPAAHRRFEALHARSGWDGSRERFGLAGAVLAGDLCLGWSDELFSRARLAPDALDRGRRIFNVMRTQLMGGQYLDMLEQASSDQRGTDGAVDRARRVVTFKSAKYSIEHPLLLGGSLAGASTDLLADYSRFGLALGEAFQLRDDVLGVFGDPAETGKPAGDDLREGKRTVLIGLAVQAADPTQAAEVRRLLGSPELDAEGVETLRQVLVDTGALSGVEKIISEQVDVACATLDAADVTEPARAALHELVVAATSRRS
- a CDS encoding CDP-alcohol phosphatidyltransferase family protein; the encoded protein is MDREAYLRRWRALHGGTHANALVRAWLGGAHALARPLARAAVPPTAITLAGGALAVLAAAVVVAGGRGGAAAVAAGALLALAGIFDNLDGAVAVMTGRTSRRGALLDAACDRVGDAACAVVLWACGAPAWLVLLAGGTAQLQEYLRARAQGLGVDDVRIVSVAERPVRLAIAASCAAATAVVVHLDWATLGAGVWAVLGTIGLVQVATAVGRRL
- a CDS encoding phytoene desaturase family protein translates to MSTVVVVGAGLGGLSVAARLAALGHRVEVFEQSEEIGGKLGWFSRDGFSFDTGPSLLTLPAVQRDLFLKTGDPIESVLDVVALDPVAHYRFADGTEVDLPGGGLPRVARALDEALGAGTGAQWTAFQRRAAAIWDVAREPFLESPLDGPRTLLRLARSASDVATVAPWSSLRGLGRRYLDDPRLRTLLDRYATYSGSHPAKAPAALATVPFVEQAFGAWYVRGGLHRLAEAVADRAGEHGVRIRTGTPVTAVLAEHGRAEGVRLADGTEVRADVVVSAVDAARLYGDLLPRPRLRPRPSRRSTSGFVLLLALDGRTPGLRHHTVLFPDDYDAEFADLAAGRPVADPTVYVSAPDDPALRPDEDSEAWFVLVNAPVHDPRRGTDWRSPDLVERHARTVLDTMAARGLDVRDRLRWSEVRTPADLEERTGSDGGAIYGSSSDGARSAFLRPANRSPVPGLFLVGGSAHPGGGLPLVGLSARIVTDLIGPA
- a CDS encoding glycosyltransferase; this translates as MSGWRTLTLLGSAAAAALTAHSLLNARGLRVPPLDPPPVPGRVSVLVPARDEEEHVAACLGSLLDQVGVPDLEVLVLDDASTDRTADVVTATAGTDPRVRLLRSAGPEPGWLGKTHACHRLAGAATGDVLVFVDADVVLAPHAVAAGVDLLRGAGLDLVCPYPRQLALTWSERLVQPLLQWSWLTTLPLRRAEVSPRASLAAANGQFLLVDAAAYRACGGHAGVCGEVLDDLALLRAVKAHGGRGGVADGTALATCRMYDGWEDLREGYAKSLWSAFGSAPAAVAVGAGLALTYLVPAAAALTGSPVGALGYLAGVVGRYAAAERTGGRSVPDAFAHPASIAVLLGLLADSWRRHGRGELTWKGRTL
- a CDS encoding carotenoid biosynthesis protein, which codes for MPSKLAPLLTGALTGAAVLSQVAHPLLRGETLRRTTIGSVAAFCAASVGDAARRGGARGALTTLAVAGGLGLLAEAVGTRTGRPFGRYRYAGTLGPQVLDVPVVVPLAWTMLAQPALQLGRHLARDQPRSRRDAVAVAAAAWTLASWDLFLDPQMTAAGHWAFETPRPHLPGVPGIPLSNYAGWLLTAGVICAALHRVLPADRDPDHPHAVAATLLGWTWLGSALGNAVFFRRPVVAAYGGVAMGLTVLPYLRSVLGGAR